The following are encoded in a window of Telmatobacter sp. DSM 110680 genomic DNA:
- a CDS encoding CRTAC1 family protein has protein sequence MTLPLAQPAVPHFRDVSTEVGIRTLPHTNLDRRYVIETMSGGGVAFLDCDNNGKLDIAVVNDSSIDRYLAGGDPMITLYRQDDNGKTLHFTDVTAAAGLTTKGWATGIAVADYDNDGLPDIYVSGYGHNVLYHNLGGCKFTDVTAKAGVAGGGFSAGAAWADYDRDGFVDLYVARYVSTDPRHLPDPQRKVYKNVLTELPDKMPGETNLLYRNRGDGTFEEVAAKAGVQNPQKAHGMGICWGDFDGDAWPDLYVTNDASSNFLFHNKRVGTFEDIGLNSGTAYGEMGQTFGNMACDLADLDHNGRFDLFVTRFAGQPASLYINDGHNEFHDAADRAGIAVPTSPPVKWGANFADFDNSGWHDLLMASGNFSTLLDGAPSEPPFVEPIELFLNQTNGTFREVAADTGLNAGPLKSRRGTALGDVNNDGRLDILVFNVGAPPSLFLNETRNDNHWITLRLVGTKSNRMGIGARVTVTTGNIKQVDEVRAGGSYLSTSDPRLHFGLGSAPYFDRIEIQWPSGLHEQFTGGPGDRFISLVEGSGTSLPSGQAHPKEK, from the coding sequence GTGACCTTACCGCTCGCGCAACCCGCTGTGCCGCACTTTCGGGATGTTTCGACGGAGGTCGGAATTCGCACTCTACCTCACACCAATCTGGACAGGCGCTACGTCATCGAAACCATGAGTGGGGGAGGAGTTGCGTTTCTCGATTGCGATAACAACGGCAAATTGGACATCGCCGTAGTGAATGATTCCTCAATCGACCGCTACCTCGCTGGTGGCGATCCCATGATCACCCTCTACCGACAAGATGACAACGGCAAGACACTGCATTTCACCGACGTCACCGCGGCCGCAGGATTGACCACCAAGGGCTGGGCCACTGGGATTGCGGTCGCCGATTATGACAACGACGGTCTTCCCGATATTTATGTCTCCGGCTACGGCCACAATGTTCTCTACCACAATCTAGGCGGCTGCAAATTCACAGATGTCACGGCAAAAGCAGGCGTCGCCGGCGGAGGCTTTAGTGCTGGAGCCGCCTGGGCCGACTATGACCGTGATGGATTTGTAGATCTTTACGTCGCTCGCTATGTCTCAACTGATCCCCGCCATCTTCCCGACCCTCAACGCAAGGTTTACAAGAACGTCCTCACCGAACTGCCAGACAAAATGCCGGGTGAAACCAACCTCCTCTACCGCAATCGAGGCGACGGAACCTTTGAAGAAGTTGCGGCGAAAGCTGGTGTCCAAAACCCTCAGAAAGCTCACGGCATGGGCATCTGCTGGGGAGATTTCGACGGCGATGCTTGGCCCGATCTCTATGTCACCAACGATGCTTCCAGCAATTTTCTTTTTCACAACAAGAGAGTCGGAACCTTCGAAGATATCGGCCTCAATTCAGGGACCGCCTACGGTGAGATGGGGCAAACCTTTGGCAACATGGCATGCGATCTTGCCGACCTTGATCACAACGGAAGGTTTGACCTTTTCGTGACCCGATTTGCAGGTCAGCCCGCCAGCCTCTACATCAACGACGGCCACAACGAGTTTCATGATGCGGCAGATCGCGCCGGAATCGCCGTCCCAACTTCTCCGCCCGTCAAGTGGGGAGCGAACTTCGCAGACTTCGACAACAGCGGATGGCACGATCTTCTCATGGCCTCGGGTAACTTCTCGACTTTGCTCGATGGCGCGCCTAGCGAACCGCCTTTTGTCGAGCCGATCGAGCTTTTCCTCAATCAGACAAATGGCACGTTCCGTGAAGTTGCCGCCGATACAGGCTTGAATGCAGGCCCCCTGAAATCTCGTCGGGGAACAGCCTTGGGCGACGTCAACAACGACGGAAGACTTGACATCCTCGTCTTCAACGTTGGCGCTCCACCGTCGCTGTTTCTCAACGAGACCAGGAATGACAACCACTGGATCACGCTGCGCCTGGTCGGCACAAAGAGTAATCGCATGGGCATCGGAGCACGAGTCACGGTCACCACCGGTAACATCAAGCAAGTGGATGAAGTGCGCGCCGGAGGAAGCTATCTCTCCACCAGCGACCCACGCCTACATTTTGGACTCGGATCAGCTCCCTACTTTGACCGTATCGAAATCCAATGGCCCAGTGGCTTGCACGAACAATTCACAGGCGGCCCTGGCGATCGGTTTATATCTTTGGTGGAAGGAAGCGGCACCTCATTGCCATCGGGGCAAGCTCATCCGAAGGAAAAGTAG